One Nitrospirota bacterium DNA segment encodes these proteins:
- the dat gene encoding D-amino-acid transaminase gives MMPDIGFVNGRFMPLAEAVVSVEDRGFQFGDGVYEVIRTYGGRLFQLDAHLVRLERSAKAIDLPCPLSHAQWTERVAEGIRLAGYQECKVYIQLTRGPAPRDHLFPTGVQPTVVMTIRELHPLSDSLRSGVDAITLQDFRWGRCDVKSVSLLANVLARQRAKDAGAFEAIFIRNGEVTEGAVSNVMIVRRGVLMTAPEGERILSGVTRSLVLELARKEGLTVHERPVAEAELRGADEVFLTGTTVEVLPVNRIDGIAVGSGRPGPVANLLGERFRDLTA, from the coding sequence ATGATGCCTGATATCGGATTTGTCAACGGGCGCTTCATGCCGCTGGCGGAAGCCGTCGTTTCCGTCGAGGACCGCGGATTTCAATTCGGCGACGGCGTCTACGAAGTCATCCGTACGTACGGAGGCCGGCTGTTTCAACTGGATGCGCACCTCGTCCGGCTGGAACGCAGCGCAAAGGCCATTGACTTGCCCTGCCCGCTCTCTCACGCCCAATGGACGGAACGGGTCGCCGAGGGAATCCGCCTGGCCGGATACCAGGAGTGCAAGGTGTATATTCAGCTCACGCGAGGGCCTGCGCCCAGAGATCATCTGTTCCCGACCGGCGTCCAACCTACCGTGGTGATGACAATCCGGGAACTGCATCCCTTGAGCGACAGCCTCCGGTCCGGCGTGGACGCGATCACGCTCCAGGACTTCCGCTGGGGCCGATGCGACGTCAAAAGCGTGAGTCTATTGGCCAACGTTCTGGCTCGCCAGCGCGCCAAAGACGCGGGCGCGTTTGAAGCCATCTTTATCAGGAACGGAGAGGTCACGGAAGGCGCGGTCAGCAACGTGATGATCGTGCGACGCGGCGTCCTTATGACGGCTCCGGAGGGAGAGCGTATCCTGTCCGGCGTGACGAGGAGCCTGGTGCTCGAACTGGCTCGCAAGGAGGGTCTCACCGTACATGAACGCCCCGTGGCGGAAGCGGAGTTGCGAGGGGCCGACGAGGTCTTTCTGACCGGGACGACCGTCGAAGTGTTGCCGGTCAACCGGATCGACGGCATCGCGGTCGGGTCCGGTCGGCCGGGACCTGTTGCGAATCTCTTGGGAGAGCGTTTTCGCGACCTGACGGCATAA
- a CDS encoding UDP-glucose/GDP-mannose dehydrogenase family protein, whose protein sequence is MHISVIGTGYVGLVTGACFAEFGVNVTCMDTDARRIAMLEKGAVPFYEPGITELVAKGLRENRLAFTTDIAKAVDQALVLFIAVGTPSRADGSADLSYVEEVGRGIAKNMNGYKVIATKSTVPVGTGEKLREVIKANLSSSYRFDIVSNPEFLREGSAIEDFLRPNRVVIGADSDHAIAIMKDLYRPLYLIETPFVVTDIATAEMIKYASNAFLATKVSFINEIANLCEQVGADVQVVAKGMGLDHRIGSKFLHAGPGFGGSCFPKDLAALVQTGERVGYQLEIASAAARVNAQQRQRMVEKIRDAVGGVKGKALGLLGLSFKPNTNDLREAPALAIAQQLMKEGAVIRAYDPAALEEGSKLLPGIVPCKDAYDAAEGSDALIIVTEWNQFRNLDFDRLKTALRRPTLIDLRNVYDPARIAGFGFHYVSVGRPKREPSSSS, encoded by the coding sequence ATGCACATCAGCGTCATCGGAACTGGCTATGTCGGATTGGTGACCGGGGCGTGCTTCGCCGAATTCGGAGTCAACGTGACCTGCATGGACACCGACGCTCGACGGATCGCCATGTTGGAAAAGGGCGCGGTGCCTTTTTACGAACCGGGCATCACCGAATTGGTCGCCAAAGGCCTGAGAGAAAACCGTCTAGCTTTTACCACCGACATCGCCAAGGCCGTCGACCAAGCTCTGGTGCTGTTCATCGCCGTTGGTACGCCGTCCCGCGCGGACGGCTCAGCCGATCTCTCTTATGTCGAAGAAGTCGGGCGCGGCATCGCCAAGAACATGAACGGTTACAAAGTCATCGCGACCAAGTCCACCGTGCCGGTCGGCACGGGCGAGAAACTCCGGGAGGTCATCAAGGCGAATCTGTCCAGTTCATATCGCTTCGACATCGTGTCGAATCCGGAATTCCTGCGCGAGGGCTCGGCCATCGAAGACTTCTTGCGGCCCAACCGCGTGGTGATCGGAGCCGACAGCGATCACGCCATCGCGATCATGAAGGATCTCTATCGCCCCCTGTACCTGATCGAGACGCCGTTCGTGGTCACGGATATTGCGACAGCCGAAATGATCAAATACGCGTCCAACGCATTTCTGGCCACGAAAGTCTCGTTCATCAACGAGATCGCCAACCTGTGCGAGCAGGTCGGCGCGGATGTCCAGGTGGTCGCCAAGGGTATGGGCTTGGACCACCGTATCGGCAGCAAGTTTCTTCACGCGGGTCCCGGCTTCGGCGGTTCCTGTTTCCCCAAGGACTTGGCCGCGCTCGTGCAGACCGGCGAACGGGTGGGCTATCAGTTGGAAATCGCCAGCGCGGCGGCGCGCGTCAACGCCCAGCAGCGTCAACGCATGGTAGAAAAAATTCGGGACGCGGTCGGCGGTGTGAAAGGCAAGGCATTGGGCCTGCTCGGGCTGTCATTCAAACCGAACACGAACGACTTGCGGGAGGCACCGGCGTTGGCGATCGCGCAGCAATTGATGAAGGAAGGGGCCGTCATCCGCGCCTACGATCCGGCCGCCCTTGAGGAAGGAAGCAAACTGCTCCCCGGCATCGTGCCGTGCAAGGACGCGTACGATGCGGCTGAAGGGTCCGACGCGCTGATCATCGTGACGGAATGGAACCAGTTCCGGAACCTGGATTTCGATCGGTTGAAAACGGCCCTGCGGCGCCCGACTCTGATCGATCTGCGAAACGTGTATGATCCTGCTCGAATCGCCGGCTTCGGATTTCACTATGTGTCCGTCGGCCGACCCAAGCGGGAACCCAGCTCGTCCTCCTGA
- the rimP gene encoding ribosome maturation factor RimP: MAAAAVAEGYVYDSQRVAERIREIASPILWALGLELVDVVCSGQGPRTVVRIFIDKPGGVTLRDCEQAHLSLGPAMDVADPIPHAYTLEVSSPGLDRPLKRVEDYRRAIGKSLNLKLKAPYEGRWRIAGRLVGVEDHVVLVELEDSTVQETVRLELEAIAEAKPEVKF; the protein is encoded by the coding sequence ATGGCTGCGGCGGCGGTCGCGGAGGGATATGTGTACGACTCCCAGCGCGTCGCTGAGCGCATCCGGGAGATCGCGTCTCCGATTCTCTGGGCGCTCGGCTTGGAGTTGGTGGACGTCGTCTGTTCGGGACAAGGTCCTCGCACGGTCGTTCGGATCTTCATCGATAAGCCGGGCGGCGTGACGTTGCGCGATTGCGAGCAGGCGCACTTGTCGCTCGGTCCGGCCATGGACGTGGCAGACCCTATCCCGCATGCGTACACGCTCGAGGTGTCGTCCCCCGGATTGGACCGACCCTTGAAGCGAGTCGAAGATTACCGCCGTGCGATCGGGAAATCCCTCAATCTGAAGCTGAAGGCTCCTTACGAAGGTCGGTGGCGGATCGCCGGGCGGCTTGTGGGGGTCGAAGATCACGTGGTGTTGGTGGAGTTGGAGGACTCGACGGTTCAGGAAACAGTCCGGTTGGAGTTGGAGGCTATTGCAGAGGCCAAGCCTGAGGTGAAGTTTTAG
- a CDS encoding HEAT repeat domain-containing protein, whose product MADEAPVKLIQIGPKGGAKKDGFNLVTERVVAVNPEARQIEVELLAYDGKTVVLDVAEEVLEDLKKIKVGDGATIRVVEEGGKRVAQNFKIRAKDPNAAKADAMLLDLKDSHWLNRKYAAEVLGELRDPRAVGPLVEALTDEVGDVRQRAYDSLIKLGSVSVPALIPLLVSEEDELRQSVTEIIRKIGKPAVEPLATALVDADDRLKSRILKVLDRMGYKPKPKEEPVADRPRLTSSST is encoded by the coding sequence ATGGCAGACGAAGCTCCCGTGAAGCTCATTCAGATCGGTCCGAAGGGCGGGGCCAAGAAAGACGGATTCAATCTCGTCACCGAGCGGGTGGTGGCGGTGAATCCCGAAGCCAGGCAGATCGAGGTGGAACTGCTGGCTTATGACGGCAAGACCGTGGTCCTGGATGTGGCGGAAGAGGTTCTGGAAGACCTCAAGAAGATCAAGGTCGGCGACGGCGCGACCATCCGCGTGGTGGAGGAGGGCGGGAAGCGCGTCGCCCAAAATTTTAAGATTCGAGCCAAGGACCCGAATGCCGCCAAGGCCGACGCGATGTTGCTGGATCTGAAAGATTCGCACTGGCTGAACCGCAAGTACGCGGCCGAGGTGTTGGGGGAGCTGAGAGATCCTAGAGCGGTGGGGCCGCTGGTCGAGGCGCTGACCGATGAGGTCGGGGATGTCCGACAGCGGGCCTACGATTCGCTGATCAAGCTGGGCAGCGTGTCGGTGCCGGCGCTGATTCCTTTGTTGGTGTCCGAGGAAGACGAGTTGCGGCAGTCGGTGACGGAGATCATTCGCAAGATCGGCAAGCCGGCGGTCGAACCCCTTGCGACGGCTTTGGTCGATGCGGACGATCGGCTCAAGAGCCGCATCCTGAAGGTGTTGGATCGGATGGGGTACAAGCCCAAGCCGAAGGAAGAGCCGGTGGCGGACCGGCCGAGGCTGACCAGTTCCTCCACCTGA
- a CDS encoding HEAT repeat domain-containing protein, translating to MHNEEPRSDRVEQLISALRDDNEALRDHAIASLGQMGVEAVPQLIGLMADEDAVIREAATSAIVRIGPAVVDRLIEALDDEEWSVREQAASALGKLKDPRGVEPLVKALKDKDGAVRTAAVWALERIGDSRAVPGLIEALSDSTVREDVARVLKKIGDARAVDALIEGLMGNNWMVRRHAAEALGKIGDPRGVEPLIESLKDEDWLVRRNAAESLARLGDKRAIEPLLPLLEDENTIVQETVEGVLTSLGWKPERTA from the coding sequence ATGCATAACGAAGAACCACGATCCGATCGGGTAGAGCAGTTGATTTCCGCGCTGCGCGACGACAACGAAGCGCTGCGGGACCACGCCATCGCGAGCCTGGGGCAAATGGGGGTGGAGGCCGTGCCCCAACTGATCGGTCTGATGGCCGACGAGGATGCCGTGATCCGGGAAGCGGCGACCAGCGCCATTGTGCGGATCGGCCCGGCCGTCGTGGATCGACTCATCGAGGCGCTCGATGACGAGGAGTGGTCGGTTCGGGAACAGGCGGCGTCGGCGCTGGGAAAACTCAAGGATCCGAGAGGAGTCGAGCCGTTGGTCAAGGCGCTGAAGGATAAAGACGGCGCCGTGCGGACGGCGGCCGTCTGGGCGTTGGAGCGGATCGGCGATTCGCGCGCCGTGCCCGGCCTGATCGAAGCGTTGAGCGACAGCACGGTCCGGGAGGACGTCGCGCGGGTGCTGAAGAAGATCGGCGACGCCCGCGCCGTGGACGCGTTGATCGAGGGGCTGATGGGCAACAATTGGATGGTCCGCCGACACGCGGCCGAGGCGCTCGGGAAGATCGGCGATCCCCGCGGCGTTGAGCCCTTGATCGAGTCGTTGAAGGACGAGGACTGGCTCGTGCGCCGCAACGCGGCCGAGTCCTTGGCCCGGCTGGGGGACAAGCGGGCGATCGAGCCGTTGCTGCCCCTGTTGGAAGACGAGAACACGATCGTACAGGAAACCGTCGAAGGCGTGCTGACCAGTCTGGGCTGGAAGCCCGAGCGTACGGCTTAA
- a CDS encoding fused MFS/spermidine synthase produces the protein MTTGPGSPQSSTVLLLVTALISGAVVMALEMLGSRLLAPVFGNSLYVWGALIGVILAAMSSGYAFGGWLSDRRPGEKVLAWLLLFSGGWTFLLAWSGHPVMFKVAALTDDPRWGPCLAASFLLAPPAFGLSGVLPALLRLAVKDMGYLGRHAGRMIAVSTVGSLVGTWGTAFFLLSWLGTLALIGWLGGIQIALGFLWFGRGAAFRTRSLLSVLGGLFLLGGLVSLGGLAIYRIQQLPKPVYQVDSPYQQVRVRDDDVFRYLILDRTFHAVMWKADPVTLFLPYSQLFVAALALVPEPTRGLILGHGGGSMAKWLARTWPDLELDVVEVDPAVVRVAEQYFDYHPPPWHHIHVKDARAFLRSTAATYDVIWIDVFARHMVPFHLTTKEFFSEVRAHLKPDGVAVVNLATSGEGGDRLRESAVVQTLHTVFPAVESFGVKGPWRTKPQDAQNLLFFAGSPFERMTFEQFVNRVSTLAADGRLPMEALALLSTRKTGTWPAGLALTDDYAPYDLLIGRAVDDGGPGPTGSSQ, from the coding sequence ATGACCACGGGACCAGGTTCCCCTCAATCCTCTACGGTACTGTTGCTGGTGACCGCGCTCATCTCTGGGGCCGTCGTGATGGCGCTGGAGATGCTCGGCAGCCGGTTGCTGGCGCCTGTCTTCGGAAATTCCTTGTACGTGTGGGGCGCGCTGATCGGCGTGATCCTGGCGGCGATGAGCAGCGGCTATGCCTTCGGCGGGTGGTTGTCGGATCGACGGCCCGGCGAGAAGGTCCTGGCGTGGCTTCTGCTGTTTTCCGGGGGCTGGACCTTTCTGCTGGCGTGGAGCGGGCATCCCGTCATGTTCAAGGTCGCCGCGCTGACGGACGACCCGCGATGGGGACCTTGCTTGGCGGCGAGCTTCTTACTGGCCCCTCCGGCGTTTGGTCTCAGCGGGGTGCTCCCAGCTCTTCTCCGCCTCGCCGTGAAGGACATGGGATATTTGGGGCGACATGCCGGGCGCATGATCGCAGTCTCGACGGTGGGGAGCTTGGTCGGAACCTGGGGCACGGCCTTCTTTCTTTTGTCCTGGCTTGGAACCCTGGCGCTGATCGGCTGGTTGGGGGGGATTCAGATTGCGCTCGGGTTTCTCTGGTTCGGGCGAGGGGCTGCGTTCCGAACACGGTCCCTTCTCTCCGTTCTCGGCGGGCTGTTCCTTCTGGGAGGATTGGTGAGCCTGGGCGGCCTGGCGATTTATCGTATCCAACAACTGCCGAAGCCCGTGTATCAGGTGGACAGTCCCTACCAGCAGGTCCGCGTGCGGGACGACGACGTGTTTCGCTATCTGATCCTCGATCGGACCTTCCATGCCGTGATGTGGAAGGCCGACCCCGTCACGCTGTTCTTGCCTTACAGCCAACTGTTTGTCGCGGCTCTTGCGCTCGTGCCTGAGCCCACGCGCGGCTTGATTCTGGGGCACGGCGGCGGATCAATGGCGAAATGGCTGGCTCGGACCTGGCCGGACCTGGAGCTGGACGTGGTCGAGGTCGATCCTGCCGTCGTGCGTGTCGCAGAGCAGTATTTCGATTATCACCCGCCTCCGTGGCACCATATCCATGTCAAAGATGCGCGAGCGTTCCTCCGCTCCACGGCAGCGACCTACGATGTGATCTGGATCGACGTCTTCGCCAGGCATATGGTGCCGTTCCACCTCACGACCAAGGAGTTTTTTTCGGAAGTGCGAGCTCACCTGAAACCCGACGGCGTCGCCGTCGTCAATTTGGCCACATCGGGAGAAGGCGGGGATCGCTTGCGGGAGAGCGCCGTCGTGCAAACGTTGCATACGGTGTTCCCAGCCGTCGAATCGTTCGGAGTGAAAGGCCCCTGGCGGACGAAACCCCAGGACGCGCAGAATCTGCTCTTCTTTGCCGGATCTCCCTTCGAGCGAATGACCTTCGAGCAATTTGTGAACCGGGTCAGCACCCTTGCGGCGGACGGACGGCTTCCAATGGAAGCGCTGGCGTTGTTGTCGACGCGCAAGACGGGTACCTGGCCGGCAGGTCTTGCCCTCACGGATGACTATGCTCCCTACGATCTCCTGATCGGACGCGCAGTCGATGACGGGGGACCGGGGCCTACAGGCTCATCGCAATGA
- a CDS encoding protease inhibitor I42 family protein codes for MNRQGEALTSERDRDAKVLASRVDEPFQIHLWEDRTRGELWIPSYDPAALVLVGDDFLRIASGNAVDAGRRTFEFKAVAPGTHRVVFEKRMGWKFTAEDRRVFLVQIFSGGDRPAGR; via the coding sequence ATGAATCGGCAGGGCGAGGCGCTGACGAGCGAGCGGGATCGAGACGCAAAGGTGCTCGCGTCTCGAGTGGACGAGCCGTTTCAGATTCATCTTTGGGAAGATCGGACCCGAGGGGAACTCTGGATTCCTTCCTACGATCCCGCGGCGTTGGTCCTGGTCGGCGATGATTTTCTGCGGATCGCGAGCGGCAATGCGGTCGATGCTGGTCGTCGAACGTTTGAATTCAAAGCGGTCGCGCCGGGTACGCACCGGGTGGTGTTCGAAAAGCGGATGGGCTGGAAGTTTACAGCCGAGGATCGGCGCGTGTTCCTCGTCCAGATCTTTTCCGGGGGCGACCGCCCGGCGGGGCGATGA
- a CDS encoding Rieske 2Fe-2S domain-containing protein, with protein MMSGFQFVARVDEIPPGRSKVVIVDEKPIALFNVDGTFYAIYNVCPHEGGPLAEGRLKGCVVSCPWHDLAFDVRNGQGTDGGGYCVGSYEVRVEGQDVFVGGRRKI; from the coding sequence ATGATGAGCGGGTTTCAATTCGTGGCGCGGGTCGACGAGATTCCTCCAGGTCGCTCGAAGGTCGTGATCGTGGATGAGAAACCGATCGCGCTGTTCAACGTCGATGGCACGTTTTACGCGATTTACAACGTGTGCCCTCATGAAGGAGGCCCGCTTGCCGAAGGGCGGCTGAAGGGATGCGTGGTGTCCTGTCCGTGGCATGACCTGGCGTTCGACGTGCGGAACGGGCAGGGAACGGATGGGGGCGGATACTGCGTCGGCAGCTATGAAGTCCGCGTCGAGGGGCAGGACGTCTTCGTCGGCGGCCGGCGCAAAATCTAG
- a CDS encoding DUF192 domain-containing protein: protein MTDAAGSDPRQKKQRAVVLILLAVLLISASLFLGNRKDSDIIVVTLPSGKQIEAEVADTPEKLLFGLAFREGLPEGSGMLYIFERSGPHRVRTKGYRIPVDMIWVNESRHIVHLVEHAEPCAEDPCPFYGPPPEHARYLIQATAGLIRREHLQTGAELKFALRL, encoded by the coding sequence ATGACTGATGCCGCGGGCTCCGATCCTCGTCAGAAAAAACAGCGTGCAGTAGTCCTGATCCTGCTCGCCGTTTTGTTGATTAGCGCGAGCTTGTTCCTCGGGAATCGCAAGGATTCCGACATCATTGTCGTGACGCTGCCGAGCGGGAAGCAGATCGAAGCCGAGGTCGCCGATACGCCCGAGAAACTGCTGTTTGGGCTTGCCTTCCGGGAGGGATTGCCCGAGGGCTCCGGGATGCTCTATATCTTTGAACGTTCCGGTCCGCATCGCGTCCGCACGAAAGGGTATCGCATTCCGGTCGATATGATCTGGGTCAACGAAAGTCGCCACATCGTCCATCTAGTCGAACATGCAGAGCCTTGTGCGGAAGATCCCTGCCCTTTCTACGGGCCTCCTCCGGAACACGCGCGTTATCTCATTCAGGCGACGGCCGGGCTGATCCGTCGCGAGCATCTCCAGACCGGCGCCGAGTTGAAGTTCGCCTTGCGGCTGTAG
- a CDS encoding 4Fe-4S dicluster domain-containing protein — protein sequence MALLITDECISCGACLPECPNEAIFETRSDAESKGYHVGEGQGVGDNIYVITHDRCTECVGHFDEPQCAAVCPVDNCCVPDPAYPETTEALLEKAKKLNPDKEINPDKVWSGVRN from the coding sequence ATGGCACTGCTGATTACTGACGAATGCATCTCCTGTGGAGCCTGTCTCCCGGAGTGCCCCAACGAGGCCATCTTCGAAACCCGGAGCGATGCCGAGAGCAAAGGCTACCATGTCGGCGAGGGCCAGGGGGTAGGCGACAATATTTATGTGATCACTCACGATCGCTGCACCGAATGTGTCGGCCACTTCGACGAACCCCAGTGCGCCGCCGTGTGCCCGGTCGACAACTGTTGCGTTCCTGATCCGGCCTATCCCGAGACGACAGAGGCTCTCTTAGAGAAAGCGAAGAAGCTCAATCCCGACAAGGAGATCAATCCCGATAAGGTGTGGAGCGGGGTGCGGAATTAA
- a CDS encoding CBS domain-containing protein yields the protein MAPQTGAILRPLAVMMSRALKTVGPDATLLEAARQMRDAKVGALLVGERDVYLGVVSESDLVRKAMAEGVDARQTRVRSVMSSPLITIEIDRSAHDASDLMAEKGIRHLVVTEEGQIVGILSVRDLLRYFKNWGTL from the coding sequence ATGGCACCGCAGACGGGAGCGATTTTGCGTCCTCTGGCGGTCATGATGAGCCGGGCGCTCAAGACGGTCGGCCCCGACGCGACCCTCCTGGAAGCCGCGAGACAGATGCGCGACGCCAAGGTCGGTGCGTTGCTGGTGGGCGAACGGGATGTCTACCTAGGCGTCGTCAGTGAGTCCGATCTGGTGCGCAAGGCGATGGCCGAGGGAGTCGATGCTCGCCAGACCCGCGTCCGCTCGGTGATGAGCAGCCCCCTGATCACGATCGAGATCGATCGCTCCGCGCATGACGCCAGCGACCTCATGGCGGAGAAAGGCATCCGGCACTTGGTCGTCACCGAAGAAGGCCAAATCGTCGGCATTCTTTCCGTTCGCGATCTGCTCCGGTACTTCAAGAACTGGGGGACGTTGTGA
- the nusA gene encoding transcription termination factor NusA, which yields MNRELIAVIDQIGREKGIDKARVISAIEAALQTAAKKRFGQAENIQVEIDPKTGEISVVSKKVIVDTVTNPKAEISLAEAREFDSEAEIGDEIGSLIEMDELGRIAAQTAKQVIFQKVREAEWEAVQKEYATRVGDLINGIILGMERRNYLVDLGKTEAILPVQEQIPRETYRRGDRVKAYLLEVRRTPKDVQVILSRSHPQFVAKLFEMEVPEVSEKIVEIKAIVREPGDRTKIAVASRDKAVDPVGACVGIKGSRVQAVVRELRGEKIDIVAWTPDPRVFIAEALNPATIEKVGIDEEKKSALVVVADSQLSLAIGKNGQNVRLAARLTGWKIDIISATEYEKEKAERDKEIKAALAEEAEAQREQEEAARASRGASVEPAAAEAAATSEAAAAGEVQ from the coding sequence ATGAACAGAGAATTGATCGCGGTCATTGATCAAATCGGACGGGAAAAAGGCATCGACAAGGCGAGAGTGATCAGCGCCATCGAAGCCGCCCTGCAGACCGCGGCGAAAAAACGATTCGGGCAGGCCGAGAATATTCAGGTCGAGATCGACCCGAAAACCGGCGAGATCTCGGTCGTCTCGAAGAAAGTCATCGTCGACACGGTCACCAATCCCAAAGCGGAAATTTCGCTCGCCGAAGCCCGAGAGTTCGACAGCGAGGCGGAGATCGGCGATGAGATCGGCTCGTTGATCGAGATGGACGAACTGGGTCGCATCGCGGCGCAAACGGCCAAACAGGTGATCTTTCAGAAGGTCCGGGAGGCCGAGTGGGAGGCGGTTCAAAAGGAATATGCGACGCGGGTGGGCGATCTGATCAACGGGATCATCTTGGGCATGGAACGACGCAACTACCTGGTCGACCTGGGCAAGACGGAAGCGATCCTTCCCGTTCAGGAACAGATCCCCCGGGAAACCTACCGACGGGGGGATCGAGTCAAGGCGTATCTGTTGGAAGTGCGGCGCACGCCCAAGGATGTGCAAGTGATTCTGTCCCGCAGCCATCCTCAGTTCGTCGCCAAGCTCTTTGAGATGGAGGTGCCCGAAGTCTCGGAAAAGATCGTGGAGATCAAGGCGATCGTGCGGGAGCCGGGCGATCGGACGAAGATCGCGGTCGCGTCGCGCGACAAGGCCGTGGACCCGGTCGGGGCCTGCGTCGGCATCAAGGGGTCGCGGGTGCAGGCGGTCGTGCGGGAGCTGCGGGGAGAGAAGATCGACATCGTCGCCTGGACGCCCGATCCGCGGGTGTTCATCGCGGAAGCGCTCAACCCGGCCACCATCGAAAAGGTCGGGATCGATGAAGAGAAGAAATCCGCGCTGGTCGTCGTCGCGGATTCGCAACTCTCACTGGCGATCGGCAAAAACGGCCAAAACGTCCGTTTGGCGGCCAGGCTGACGGGCTGGAAGATCGATATCATCAGCGCGACCGAATACGAGAAAGAAAAGGCAGAGCGGGATAAGGAGATCAAGGCAGCCCTTGCGGAGGAAGCCGAGGCGCAACGGGAACAGGAGGAAGCGGCCCGGGCAAGCCGTGGCGCCAGCGTGGAGCCGGCCGCCGCCGAAGCCGCCGCGACGTCCGAAGCCGCAGCCGCGGGCGAGGTCCAATAG